The following DNA comes from Vigna radiata var. radiata cultivar VC1973A chromosome 4, Vradiata_ver6, whole genome shotgun sequence.
CAGATCAACGAGTACAAGGCAAACGTACCACCTTCACCATCAAAATCCCTCAAAACTTGCTCCAACCCAGCCTCTTCTTTGGGAGTTGAGCCCTTCTCTCCTATATCACCCTCCATCAGTTCAACTTGACTCAAACTCCAAACCAAGGTCATGGTTTCGATCTCCTTTTCTTTCAGGAGTGACCACCCTGTGCATCAAGGTGGGATCCCCCTTGATCTCTACTTCTTTCCCTTCCCGCCCAAACTTCATTGTGAGTTGCCCACAATTCACTTTAATTTCTCCCAGCGTCGCCAACCAGGTGACTCCCAGTATCACATCTACACCTCCCAACTCAAAGAGATAAAATTTTTCTCTTACTTCTAGGCCCTCCAGCTTCACTGAAACCCCCACACAACATCCTCGAGTTACCTTTTTCTGTCCATCACTTAAACACACCTTATAAGGTGGCATGTCTTCGCTTTCCAGTCCCAACTCCTCCACCAACTTGGTACAAATAAAACTGTGACTAGCCCCACTGTCAATCAACCTCAATACTCTTCTTCATTGCACCCAACCTTGTAGTTTCATGGTGTTAGACTGTGTTAACCCTCCTGCAGACAACACTGAAAGCTCCATGTTCTTCTGTTCCACTTCTGGACTTTCTTCCACCTCGTCTTCCTCATCTTCCTTTGCCAGAATCATAACTCGCATGCTTCTTTCCGCACACCTATGGCTCGGGCTGTAAGGCCCTTCGCAGTGGAAACAACGCCTTTCCTCTCGCCTTTTAATATTCTCTGGATAGGGTAGAGTTTTTACTCCTCGACCTTGGGTGTTTCCCCCTCCGCTGCTGCCTACTCTGGAGCTCAAATTACTAGAAGAACCTTCCTTCTTCGACCCTTGCCCTTTGCCGACGTTAACAGATCCCTCTTAATATCTCCGATACGTTTCGGTCCTCGCGACCGTCCCCGAGCTCGATGAGTATCTTCCCCACATTGAACCCCCTTTTCCTACCATTTCACTACTTCAACGTGGAATAATTCGCGCATATTATACATCTCATGCCCGCTCCATCTCCATTAACAAATCGCATGGGTCGTGTGGCTTATAAAATTTCGAAGCCCCTCCTGCAACCCAACGAAGAAATATCCCGTAACTGCTCCTCAGTCACTCCCGAGGCGTATGCCACCAAGACTTCAAACTCCTGGATGTACTCGTCGACGCTCCCCTTCTGTCGCACTGCCGCAAGCTTCTCAAAAACGGTGCCCCGATTTAATCCGCCGAACCTCCGCGTCAGAGCGTCAGTGAATGATTTCTAGGTGGGATTCTTGGTTTTCGTTCACCAAAATCGAAACCAATAGCTAGCGCCTCCTTCCATGCATATATAGACGAGCttcattttctccttcttcGTCACATTCTGAAGGTAGAAGAATTTCTTTGCCTTTGCGATCCAGCCCATGGGATACGTACCCTCAAAAGTGGGTAGTTCCACACATTTCATCCAACTGCGTTGTACTTCCCCCCTATCATCCTCCGATTCATCCTTCGAGCTCTCCGGCGGTCATCGTTCCCGATTAGCATTAACAGAATCGCAACTACCTTTCGAACTGCGTTCCTGGTTCCTGGTTCGTCTTCCAAGAGTGCACCCAAATGCCTAAAGTTCGTGGTTACTGCTCTCATCTCCGCCTGGAGTTCTTCCACCGTCGACTCAATCGCAATCACTCTTCCCTCCATTCTTCCCTTCACGCGCTCTCGGTTTGCCCTTCGTTCCTCCTAGAGTGATCCAGCATGTCGGACCAATCTTGTTAGGTTTCTTTATTCTAGAAACCTGGTCGATCACTCTCGTCTCACCAAAACACACACATCATAGAGTTGAAGTATACGTATATGTATTATTAATCTTCAGTGTATGGAAAATACAAGTATTCACCCTCTCAAGGAAGCCTCACTCCCTCCACTAGAACAGATATCCAGTCTATACccaaaagtaaaagaatgaaTAATCACCTCTCCTCAACAaactatgttttatttatactctctctctctaataACTAACTAACCACTTTTCCCGCCTTTAATTCCCtcctcttttatttcttctctcGTATACTTTTAACTTCCTAACATGGTCTtgaaaagaaagacaaatgATAGAAGTTGTGGCTATTTACTGTGTATTtctagtatttttcttttttttttttgtagacaTTAACTTTGTAATCCAATAACACTGCCTTTGAAAGAAATTGGAAAACTTTTACTTCCTCGGAACTTCATGTTTAAACTAATGAACAACTTATCTTCTCCATAAACATAGTAATTTGAGGCTAAACTCACCAACATACCTAGACAGTGGATCATTTAGTTTCTTTACAGTATATTAAACACATATGCAATGACACTTGTAGGCTTTGAAGCTGGAAGAATTTGGGGTGAGTGGATCAGATGCAGAAAATGTCTGTTATTTAAGAGATATAGCAGATGCAAATAGGCTTGTCAATGTTATACAATCTTGTCCAGAAGGGAATGCTGTTGTCATTGGTGGTGGATACATAGGCATGGAGTGTGCAGCATCTCTAGTGATCAATAAAATGAATGTGACAATGGTCTTCCCTGAGGAACATTGCagtaagtaattttttaaactcgTCAACACAATTTACGCATAATGTATGAGTATGTCGTTTGTGATAGTTATTCTGAACAAATTTCCCTCTGTGGCTATAATGAATGAAAGCAACTTCAAAAACTGAGACGTTCtcaatgttttgtttattttgcaGTGGCTCGTTTATTTACCACAAAAATAGCAAACTACTACGaagaatattataaatcaaGGGGAGTAAACTTCGTTAAGGGAACTGTGCTGTCATCATTCGATTTTGACTCCAATGGGAAGGTATTGAAACTATTTTTTGAACATTTTCTCGCTTGTGATGTGTGTGTTGATACGGGAAAAGGAAACCTATTATCCTAATAATaagatttgataattttaatgataactcCACTCCATAGACAAAAATGGAGGAAAGCGAAAActcttaaaaaatcattaaaatcacTTTGATCTAAATGACAAGTCCaaaattttgggttttgatACAATAACATTATGATACTTGTAGCTGATATTCTGACACACCTGTTAGGATAGGCCTTTCTTGTTGTTTGAGAAAAAGGCTTTCCATTGTATATCGGATAAGAAATTTGCGAGGATGATTGCACCAAACCTTTTCCAGTTCAAAGTGGAAAGGGAATTCTCCTGAAAAGATTTTTCAATCTCCAATCCCGTAGATAGTGGTTGATAGGATGATAACCAACCATGTCTATATCCATATCCTTGAAGAAAGTGATTAGAAAGAACAATGCCAATTTGATGTGTTTTAGTATTATCGGCTATTGATTCAACCTATAACTGACGGGATCTTTTGACAGGTTACAGCTGTTAATCTTAGAGACGGAAGCACGCTATCTGTGGACATGGTTGTGGTGGGAATTGGAATACGTCCAAATACAGGTCTGTTTGAAGGCCAGCTCACTTTGGAGAAAGGTGGAATCAAAGTAAATGGGATGTTGCAGTCAAGCAACAGCTCAGTCTATGCCATTGGAGATGTTGCAGCATTTCCAGTCAAAGCATTTGGGGAAACTCGAAGACTTGAGCATGTTGATTCGGCTCGGAAGTCTGCAAAACATGTCGTTGCTGCAATAATGGAACCAGACAAAACAGGAGAATTTGACTACATTCCTTTTTTCTACTCCAGAATCTTCACATTGTCTTGGCAATTTTATGGGGATAATGTTGGGGAAGTTGTATATTTCGGAGATATGTCAGGCAGTGCATTTGGAGCATACTGGGTAAGCAAGGGTCAGCTTGTTGGGGCTTTCCTTGAAGGTGGAAATAAAGAAGAGTATGAAGCTATAGCTAAGGTCACGAGTTTAAGGCCAGCAATTGAAGACTTGACTGAACTGGAGAGACAGGGTTTGAGGTATGCAGTTACAGTTAGCCAGAAACCAGCGGTGTCACCCCCAGTGGAGGTTAGGGCCTCGGACCTACTTTTGGAAAAACCATTATATGCTTGGCATGCTACAGCTGGGGTTATTATTGCCGCATCAATAGCTGCATTTGCatatttttatggaaaaaaacGCCGCAG
Coding sequences within:
- the LOC106759244 gene encoding monodehydroascorbate reductase 4, peroxisomal, whose translation is MGRAFVYVILGGGVAAGYAALEFVKKGVSHGELCIISDEPVAPYERPALSKGFLLPEAAARLPSFHTCVGANEERLTPKWYREHGIELVLGTGVKSADVKRKTLLTTTGETISYKFLIVATGARALKLEEFGVSGSDAENVCYLRDIADANRLVNVIQSCPEGNAVVIGGGYIGMECAASLVINKMNVTMVFPEEHCMARLFTTKIANYYEEYYKSRGVNFVKGTVLSSFDFDSNGKVTAVNLRDGSTLSVDMVVVGIGIRPNTGLFEGQLTLEKGGIKVNGMLQSSNSSVYAIGDVAAFPVKAFGETRRLEHVDSARKSAKHVVAAIMEPDKTGEFDYIPFFYSRIFTLSWQFYGDNVGEVVYFGDMSGSAFGAYWVSKGQLVGAFLEGGNKEEYEAIAKVTSLRPAIEDLTELERQGLRYAVTVSQKPAVSPPVEVRASDLLLEKPLYAWHATAGVIIAASIAAFAYFYGKKRRRW